DNA from Litoribacterium kuwaitense:
TATCGTGACAATGAAAGACCTCGTCAAACGGTTAAAACGTGATCCTATCTTTCGATATGACTGTGGGTTTCTTCACTCTGATCAAATTCCATCCGAGGCATCCTATTCGCGCATGCTTAGTGTGATCAGCGAATCAGATGTGATGGAACAGATCCATGATGAACTGGTTCTGCTTGCCATCGACGAAGGACATATCAGCGAAGAAAAACATTGCCATCGATGCGACGCATTTTGAGGCAAG
Protein-coding regions in this window:
- a CDS encoding transposase, translating into IVTMKDLVKRLKRDPIFRYDCGFLHSDQIPSEASYSRMLSVISESDVMEQIHDELVLLAIDEGHISEEKHCHRCDAF